In the genome of Pelagicoccus sp. SDUM812003, one region contains:
- a CDS encoding adenosine kinase, with protein MAKKYDIYGMGNALVDIVTEVDDAFFATNGIEKGVMTLVDEERQAALVTAIDMLAADKQCGGSAANTVIGAAQFGASVFYSCKVAQDELGEFYIADLQANGADTNLISGQLPQGTTGKCLVMTTADAERTMNTFLGITASYSEDNIATSALLDSEYLYIEGYLVTSDNGREAMKSAKAIAQQSGVKVALTFSDPAMVKYFGDGMKEVVGDGVDLLFCNEEEAMIFTGADSEEAAFEALKASAKQFVMTLGPKGALVWDGSQSIPIAPVPTKAVDTNGAGDLFAGAFLYGITNGLSHAEAGALASRASSAVVSKFGPRLSKAQAKALL; from the coding sequence ATGGCAAAAAAATACGACATTTACGGAATGGGCAACGCGCTCGTCGACATCGTCACCGAAGTCGATGACGCCTTCTTCGCGACCAACGGCATCGAAAAGGGCGTCATGACCCTGGTTGACGAAGAGCGCCAAGCAGCATTGGTCACGGCCATCGATATGCTGGCCGCCGACAAGCAATGCGGCGGCTCGGCCGCCAACACCGTCATCGGGGCCGCCCAGTTCGGGGCCTCCGTCTTCTACAGCTGCAAGGTGGCCCAGGACGAGCTCGGCGAATTCTACATCGCCGACCTGCAAGCCAATGGAGCGGACACCAATCTCATCTCCGGTCAGCTCCCGCAGGGCACCACCGGCAAGTGTCTCGTCATGACCACCGCGGACGCGGAGCGCACCATGAACACCTTCCTCGGCATCACCGCCAGCTACTCGGAAGACAACATCGCTACCAGCGCCCTGCTCGACTCCGAATACCTCTACATCGAAGGCTACCTCGTCACCAGCGACAACGGCCGCGAGGCCATGAAATCCGCCAAGGCAATCGCCCAGCAAAGCGGCGTGAAGGTCGCCCTGACCTTCTCCGACCCCGCCATGGTCAAGTACTTCGGCGACGGCATGAAGGAGGTAGTCGGCGATGGCGTGGACCTGCTTTTCTGCAACGAGGAGGAAGCAATGATCTTCACTGGCGCCGATAGCGAAGAAGCGGCCTTCGAGGCCCTGAAGGCCTCCGCCAAGCAATTCGTCATGACCCTCGGACCCAAAGGCGCTCTGGTCTGGGACGGGAGCCAAAGCATCCCGATCGCCCCGGTGCCGACCAAGGCCGTCGACACCAATGGAGCCGGCGATCTGTTCGCCGGCGCCTTCCTCTACGGCATCACCAACGGCCTTTCCCACGCCGAGGCCGGAGCCCTCGCCAGCCGAGCCTCCTCCGCCGTCGTTTCGAAATTTGGTCCGCGCCTGAGCAAAGCCCAGGCCAAAGCCCTGCTCTAG
- a CDS encoding MerR family transcriptional regulator, translated as MKTAPTTEKTGMPLTRGELAKRSSTHFETLRYYEQRGLIRPSFRDSSNYRRYREEDVARLAFIAKAKDLGFTLKEIAAVLELHDLEDAGCRGLGEKAAVKIQEIDQQIATLQRQRALLERVKRCAPLEEAACDCNIMENIDQLGNGCGCG; from the coding sequence ATGAAGACCGCCCCCACGACCGAGAAAACCGGGATGCCCCTCACTCGAGGCGAGCTCGCCAAACGCAGCTCCACTCACTTCGAAACCCTGCGCTACTACGAACAGCGCGGCCTCATCCGCCCATCCTTCCGCGACAGCTCCAACTACCGCCGCTACCGCGAAGAGGACGTAGCCCGGCTGGCCTTCATCGCCAAAGCCAAAGACCTGGGCTTCACCCTGAAGGAGATCGCCGCCGTGCTCGAACTGCACGACCTGGAGGACGCCGGCTGCCGCGGCCTGGGCGAAAAAGCGGCCGTCAAGATCCAGGAGATCGACCAGCAGATCGCGACTTTGCAACGACAACGGGCCTTGCTTGAGCGGGTGAAACGCTGCGCTCCGCTGGAGGAGGCGGCTTGCGACTGCAACATCATGGAAAACATCGACCAGCTGGGAAACGGCTGCGGCTGCGGCTAA